The DNA region CCTTGCCCGCCTTCTTGAACGTTACGATATCCCCACATTTATCTTTGTCAATAAAATGGACATGGACGGTGCGCGTAAGGATTTCGTTATGAATTCCGTCACTGCCGCCATGGGTGACAAGTGCGTATCCTTCGCACAGCCCGCGGATGATCTGACAGAAGCACTCTCTCTGTGCAGTGAAGAAATGATGGAAGAATATCTGGAAAAGGGCGAAATTTCGGACAGTAATATAATTTCTGCCATTGCGCAAAGACGTCTGATACCTGTGTGCTTCGGTTCTGCACTCAAATTGGAGGGCATCGAAACTCTGCTTGACTGCATATCAAAGTACATACCTCTCCCCGAGGAAAGGGCTGAGTTCGGCGCGAAGGTCTATAAGATCACCGATGACAACGGCGCGAAGCTGACCCACATGAAGATCACGGGCGGAAGTCTTGCGGTGCGTGATGTGCTGACCTACACTGACCGTGATGGCGAGGAGATCAGCGAAAAGGTTGGAAGGATAAGAGTGTACAGCGGCGAAAAAGCCCGCAATGCAGAGGTGGTAGTTCAGGGAGAGGTCTGCGCTGTGCCCGCCCTTACCGCGACTTTCGCGGGGCAGGGTCTGGAATTTGAGCCCACAGATCCCGAGCAGATACTCGAGCCTGTGCTGACATACCGCGTCATTGCACCTAAGGAAGTTGACGAGCATACTCTTCTCAGCAGACTGCGGATACTTGAAGATGAAGACCCAACCATGGCTGTCAACTATAATGAACAGCTTCACGAGGTCACGGCGGCGCTGATGGGTGAGGTTCAGGCGGAAGTATTGAAACGCATTGTCAGCGAACGTTTCGGCATGGATATCGAGCTTGGCGAGGGGCGTATCGCTTACCGCGAGACAATCGCCGAGCCTGTTGACGGTGCGGGTCATTTTGAGCCCCTGCGCCATTATGCGGAAGTTCATCTGCGACTTGAACCCCTGCCGCGGGGCAGCGGTCTGGAATTTGACAGCGATTGCAGTGAGGATATCCTCAGCCGAAACTGGCAGAGGCTAATCCTGACCCACCTGAAAGAAAAGACCCACCGCGGCGTGCTGACCTGTTCGCCCATAACCGATATGCGCATAACCCTGACGGCGGGTCGTGCCCACCTGAAACACACCGAGGGCGGCGATTTCCGTCAGGCGACCTACCGTGCTGTAAGGCAGGGACTGCGCAAGGCGAAAAGTATCCTGCTGGAACCTTGGTACTCCTATCGTCTGGAGATACCTGCGGCAAACGTTGGCAGAGCCCTCACCGACCTCGACCGCATGGGGGCGCACACCGAACCTCCCGAGACCGATGGTGAAACTGCGGTACTGACAGGTACCGCCCCTGTATCCAAGCTCAGGTTCTACCACACCGAGGTGGCGGGCTATACAAAGGGTCTTGGCAGGCTTAGCTGTCGGGCGGCGGGATACGATGTCTGTCTTGATGCCGATGAAGTCATCGCCGAGATAGGCTACGATCCCGACAAGGACACCCACAATTACGCCGATTCTGTGTTCTGTTCCCACGGAGCGGGTCATGTTGTGCCCTGGGACGAAGCTGATGAGCAGATGCACGTCAGCCCCGAAACAGGCAGGCGGCAGTATCAGCAGGCGGAGGAAGTCCGCACCCGCGCGGCAGATTTTGTTCGCCGTGCAGTTGAGGACGAGGAACTCATGGCGATATTCGAGCGCACCTACGGTTCCATAAACCGCAAAAAGCGGGACGCTATGCGCACTCCGAAAGAAGCTGTGAAGACCAAGGCAAAGCCCAGACCTGTTCCCACAGGTCCCGAGTATCTTCTGGTGGACGGCTACAATATCATATTCGCATGGGATGAACTCAAAAAGCTGGCGGCAGAAAATCTCGACCTTGCCAGGAGCACGCTTATCAACCGCCTGAGCAGTTTTCAGGGCTGTCGGGGGTGCGAGCTTATTATCGTATTTGATGCTTACCGCGTGAAAGAGCCCGAGCATATCGACAAGTCGGGGAGCGTCAGCGTGGTATACACCAAGGAGGCGGAGACCGCTGATACCTACATCGAGCGCACCGCGCACCAGCTGGCTAAGGAGCACCGTGTCACGGTGGCGACTTCCGATGGGCTTGAGCAAGTGATAATCATGGGCTCGGGTGCAAGGAGAATGTCTGCCAGTGACCTGAAACACGATGTTGAAGCCTCTGAAAAGGCTGTCAGGGAATATATCGAAAAGCTCAACCGAAGGAAACTGAAATAGTTTTATGACTATCCCTTTGTCACACCACCACAAAGTGCTATATAACAATGAATCATCGTGTTGATGTTATCCCTCCCACCGCCGCAGGCGGGGGGAGGGATAACCGTAATAAATAGTTTTGTTAGAAGATTCACTTGTTAACAAAACGTTTACAATCATCTAGTCACTTTGGGTGATGTGCGTCGGGTCAAAATGGTATATAATACATACATAAGATACAGAGAACACAAAACACTCGGTATCGAACTTAATTTTGACATTACCACTTTTAACCCGACTTTATAAAAAACAACAAGATCAAGCTCAAAGGTTTTGGCCAAGGACCTCTGAGCTTGATTTTGTTTTATGCGGATCTTTTGACATAAAGCAACAGACTGTCAAAGAAACCAAAAGCAGCCATCTCATAGGGTGGCTGCTTATAGTATTATTTCGCACTCAGCTGTGTTCTTTCATGCTCTTTCAGATGATGGGTGTCATTGAAGGTGCATATCCTGAAATTTGCCTTGCTTCCGTATCTGTCATCGGTGCAGAGCTCCGTTAATGCAGTGAAGTCTGCATTGAAACCCTGCCATATTATCATCGGCGAGATATTCAGCAGATGTGCCGTCACTGCGCACATAGCCCCGAAATGGCAGAACATCGCTATGGTGTCATCGCACTTCTGCTTTACTTCGTAATGTCTGCCCTTTCGTATAAGACCGTACTTGGCAAGAACTTCGTCCACCCCTGTGTTTACAGCCAGTATACGCTCGCCCATTCCTGCCGCTTTCATGGCGGGGTGCTCATACCAGCCGTCCTTTTCATAAAGCTCGGGTATCTCCGTCCAGTAGTCGGGTGGTACATCCCAGACCATTTCCTTTTTGCCGCTCTCGGGATTATCCCACATAAGGTCGAACTCATGGAGCCAGTCGCAGACTTCCGCTCTGCTTTCGGGAAATTTTTTCAGCGTTATATCGCAGGTCTCCCGCGCCCTGCCCATAGGCGATACATAAAAAGCCTTTATATCTTCGCCTGCCAGCCTTTCCGCCAGAAGTTTTGCTTGTGCGATCCCCGCTTCTGTAAGGCAATCCTTAACATAATCAGGCTCACCGTGCCTGAGAATAAGTATCCTCATGTTTTCCTCCATATGGTGTGTTTTCCGTTTTTTCTTTTCTGATGAGAATTATAAGCGATACAACAAACATCACCGCATACGCCGCAGTTCTCCATGATAGCATTACAGAAAAGATCTCCGTTTCTCTCCATTCAATATAGTTCCCGAAATTGATGATGACATCATAAACAAAATGGAGTATCATCGGCAGTATTATATTACCTGTCTGCAAATATACCACCGCAAATGCAAAGCCGATCATACCCGTTTCTATGAATCTCGTAATATCCCAGCCTGTCAGTATATGTACTGCACCGAATATGACAGACGAAAACAGCGCAAACCCAAGTTTTATGGCAGTACCGCCTTTTGTATAACGGTATCCCTCACACATCAGTGCACGGAAAAGTATCTCTTCATAAAATCCCGTAGTCAGCTGCTGCAATATCACCCGCGATATCAGCAGACCCGCAGTGAGTCCTGTTACAGCTTTTGCGCCTATGCAGAACGATGCCGCAGTATATACAAAAAATATCAGAAATCCCGCCGATGCTGCAAATGCCGATTTGGGATCATTGAATCTGAATACATCCTTTGCGTCTTTGTCATAAAGTTTTTTAAGCAG from Ruminococcus albus AD2013 includes:
- a CDS encoding CPBP family intramembrane glutamic endopeptidase, which translates into the protein MGVLKDKRICGIAAGSLTAAVFCSISLIVVLNFLKGTPWYIFSSALRLVFGLVVLYLLKKLYDKDAKDVFRFNDPKSAFAASAGFLIFFVYTAASFCIGAKAVTGLTAGLLISRVILQQLTTGFYEEILFRALMCEGYRYTKGGTAIKLGFALFSSVIFGAVHILTGWDITRFIETGMIGFAFAVVYLQTGNIILPMILHFVYDVIINFGNYIEWRETEIFSVMLSWRTAAYAVMFVVSLIILIRKEKTENTPYGGKHEDTYSQAR
- a CDS encoding translation factor GTPase family protein, translating into MNRKAVIGILAHVDSGKTTLSEAMLYKSGAIRKLGRVDHKDAFLDTNPIERDRGITIFSKQAVFEYGGVGFTLLDTPGHVDFSGETERTLRVIDAAIIVISGTDGVQPHTKTLARLLERYDIPTFIFVNKMDMDGARKDFVMNSVTAAMGDKCVSFAQPADDLTEALSLCSEEMMEEYLEKGEISDSNIISAIAQRRLIPVCFGSALKLEGIETLLDCISKYIPLPEERAEFGAKVYKITDDNGAKLTHMKITGGSLAVRDVLTYTDRDGEEISEKVGRIRVYSGEKARNAEVVVQGEVCAVPALTATFAGQGLEFEPTDPEQILEPVLTYRVIAPKEVDEHTLLSRLRILEDEDPTMAVNYNEQLHEVTAALMGEVQAEVLKRIVSERFGMDIELGEGRIAYRETIAEPVDGAGHFEPLRHYAEVHLRLEPLPRGSGLEFDSDCSEDILSRNWQRLILTHLKEKTHRGVLTCSPITDMRITLTAGRAHLKHTEGGDFRQATYRAVRQGLRKAKSILLEPWYSYRLEIPAANVGRALTDLDRMGAHTEPPETDGETAVLTGTAPVSKLRFYHTEVAGYTKGLGRLSCRAAGYDVCLDADEVIAEIGYDPDKDTHNYADSVFCSHGAGHVVPWDEADEQMHVSPETGRRQYQQAEEVRTRAADFVRRAVEDEELMAIFERTYGSINRKKRDAMRTPKEAVKTKAKPRPVPTGPEYLLVDGYNIIFAWDELKKLAAENLDLARSTLINRLSSFQGCRGCELIIVFDAYRVKEPEHIDKSGSVSVVYTKEAETADTYIERTAHQLAKEHRVTVATSDGLEQVIIMGSGARRMSASDLKHDVEASEKAVREYIEKLNRRKLK
- a CDS encoding histidine phosphatase family protein, yielding MRILILRHGEPDYVKDCLTEAGIAQAKLLAERLAGEDIKAFYVSPMGRARETCDITLKKFPESRAEVCDWLHEFDLMWDNPESGKKEMVWDVPPDYWTEIPELYEKDGWYEHPAMKAAGMGERILAVNTGVDEVLAKYGLIRKGRHYEVKQKCDDTIAMFCHFGAMCAVTAHLLNISPMIIWQGFNADFTALTELCTDDRYGSKANFRICTFNDTHHLKEHERTQLSAK